Below is a genomic region from Algoriphagus halophilus.
CGCTTTTAAAACAACCAAACTAGTAAAACGTTTTAAAAGCCAACTGAATAATCAAATAAACGAACAAATCCTTGTTACGGTCTCTGTCTCTTATTGTTTTTTTTTCAATCTGTTGTCTAGGACTTCAGATTAATGCCTTTGGGCAGGACCCCCAATATAGCCAATATTATGCAGCGCCCCTTTACCTAAACCCTGCAATGACCGGGGGAGAGTTAACGGGACGAATAGGATTCAACTATCGCAACCAGTGGCCAAGCATTGATGCTCAGTTTACTACCTTCTCAGCATACTATGATACCTACCTTCCAAATTATAATTCAGGAATTGGGGTTATGGTGATGCAAGATACCGAAGGAGCTTCAAAATTAAGGTCCACTACGATTTCTGCGCTTTACTCTTACGAATTAAAAATTAGTGACAACGCTTATTTTCGTCCGGGATTTCAAGCATCATATATTCGACGAGAAATAGGTTTTTATGAAAATCTAGTCTTTGCCAACCAAATAAATCCCAATGATCCATTTGGACCAATATTGCCTGGGACTGATTTACCAGGATTGGGTGATCCGGTAAGTATGTTGTCCTTATCCTTAGGAGGGATGTTTTTCACCGAAGATTTTTGGATTGGCGTTTCGGCTCACCATGTGAATCAACCCAACCAATCATTTTTGGATGGTGTCAGCAAGTTGCCTGCAAAAATCTCCTTGCATGGCGGTTACCGGTTTAATCTTGGTGAAGGAGGAATGAGACAGGATTTTACTCATATGCGTCGTCAGCGTTATTTAACTCCAACCATTAATTATAAACGCCAAGGACCATTTGAACAGCTGGATGTAGGAGCCTATTTCTATGTAGAACCTGTTGTTTTCGGACTTTGGTACCGGGGATTACCTTACAAGCCTGTAGAAAATCAAAGCAATCGGGATGCGATCGTGATGATGGTAGGTTTAAATCTACTCAGTGGATTGAATATTGGATATAGTTTCGACTATACAGTTTCTCAGTTGGGAATTCAATCTGGAGGTGCGCATGAATTGAGTTTGTCCTGGACGCTGCCTAATAAATATGAGGGTAAACCTAATCGAAGGGATACCATATTACCTTGTCCGAAATTCTAAGCAGGCTTCGGATTAGTTATAAAAAAAGCTGAAAGGTCTACTTTCAGCTTTTTTATTTTTAATCGATTGGAAGTTTATAGGGTATAAAACTCTTCCCATCCTTTTCTTGGAGCCTCCCCAGTCAATAGTTGATTGGCTAGAGGATTATTGGTGATGCGATGCGTTTCCCTGTCAAAAATTAACTTGGAATTAAGCTGCTGGGCCAAAACACCTAAACAGAAAACTTGGCTTAGAGGACCTGCAACAGAAAAAGGAGAGCGGGTTTCTTCTTCACCTTTGGAAGCTTTCAAGAAATTTGCAAAGTGGTTAGAAGGGCTTTCTGGGACTTCTGGAAGTTTGCTGGCCATATCTTTGGCTTTTTCTTCCCCTATAATGGATAAGGTACTTCCATGTGAACCACCTTTGAAGGTCAAATCTTTTCCATAAATGATTTTACCCGGATTAAGTTTAGCAGGTTGGATCTGGCCATTGCTCGCTGCAGGAATATCCGCATTCAGTTCTGAAACGCCATAATTTTCCGGCACGGGTGGAATATTGTCTACTCCATCATACCAGGTCAACGTACAGGCAGGCATTCCATTTCTTTCTGGAAACTTAAATGCCAACGTAGAGGACATAGGGAAGAAGAAATTATTGTGCCCTCTCAACATCACTGGATCTACTTCATAAGGAAGACCTAACTCCAGAAATTCGTGAGCAGTATCCATGGTATGTGCACCCCAGTCGCCAAGAGCTCCCATTCCAAAGTCATACCAGCAACGCCATTGCCCATTGATGAAGTCCTTATTATAATCATGTTGACTTCTCGCCATAAGCCAATTGTCCCAGTCTAAGGTAGAAGGGATGGGTTCTGCTTTTGGGAAGCTTTGCATATTCACATCCCATCCATGCCATCTTCTTGGACTATTCATATGTGCAGTAACTGCAGTAACGTCTTTTATAATACCTGCTTCTTTCCAGGCTTTAAACTGAAAATAGTTTCCTTCGGAATGTCCTTGATTCCCCATTTGAGTAACCACATTATGTCTTTTTGCACAGTCCATCATTAGGGAAACTTCATTGAAGGTTCGTGCCATTGGTTTTTCTACATAAACATGCTTTCCTTCTGACATCGCCAGCATGGTGATAGGGAAGTGAGAAAAATCAGGAGTACCTACGGTGATGGCTTCAAAGCCATGGCCAAATTGGTCAAATAGCTCTCTAAAATCCTGAAAACGTTTCGCATTTGGAAACTTGTTCATAATCTCCAAAGTATGAGGAGCGCCCATGTCTACATCACAAAGAGCAACGATATTACAAAGACCTGTATCATAGAGGGCCTTGATGATCTGGGCTCCTCTATTTCCTATTCCACAACAAGCCAAGTCCACTTTATCGCTAGGGGCAACATGACCTAATGGTTTTCCAAATACTGAGGATGGGAGAAAGCTAATTCCTGCCATTCCAAGAGCACTGGTTTTTATAAAATCTCTTCTTTTATTATTCATATCAGGATATTTATGGATTATCGGATCAATTGAACTGAAAAAGTAAGAAAATCTTTCCTAAGTATTTTTTAGAAATAGGCTTCTCAAGCGAAAACTAACGGAATGGATTTCGTGATTATCTAATATGTAGGTATCAAAATCAGATGAGTATGCTTTCAATATTTTTCAACTATTTTTCTGCTTTTTTATCCCAAATAAATCCTATTAGGGAATAATAGCGAAGGAAGAAATAGGATGTAAGGGAGGGGTAATTAATTACTGACCTTTTATTTAAAAAGTAGATTTAGTTGTATGAAAATGATTTTAATTGATGCCAATGGTTTTTAATTGATTCTTGGAAACCCTATAAAATCCATCTTTTTAGAAAATACTTGTCCTGATCTATCCTGTTGTATTTCAAGGATTTGGATCAGGATTCTGCAGGATACTAAGTGTTTAATCTTCAGATACTTTAGGTGAATTACAAAAACAATAAACCCATTGAACGTATGCTGAAAATTTTTACAAATCTCCGGGAATCCATCATTCTGGGAGTATTTTTCTCATTGTTTTTCCTGAGTCATTTTGCCTCAAGCCAAACTTCATTAATCAAAGGAGTCGTCACCTCTGGGGATCAGGACGAACCAGTACCTGGTGCATTAGTGGTAGTAAAAGGAACACAAAGAGGAACTGTTTCTGAAAATGACGGAAGCTTCTCTATAGAAGCAAGTGTAAATGAAACCTTGGTTATTAGTTTCATTGGATTTACTACCAAAGAGGTGGTAATAACTGATCCCTCTCAAGAAATAAGAGTAAATCTGGAAATGGATGAGTCGGAGTTGGACGAAGTAGTCGTGATTGGTTATGGTACTCAGAAAAAATCAGATTTGACTGGTTCGGTAGGTTCCGTTGGCGAAGATGATTTAAAAGAACGTCCGGCAGCTTCTTTATCCAATGCGCTTTCTGGAAAAATTCAGGGAGTAAATGTATCAATAAATTCTGGGCGTCCAGGTGGTAGAGCAAATATCCGTATTCGTGGAAATACCTCAGTGAGTATTGCTAATGATCCACTATACGTCATTGATGGGGTGATCATGCATGCTGCAGGCCTTGCAAATGGAAGTACACCCATAGATTATATCAACCCGAATGATATTTCTTCTGTGGAGGTTTTAAAAGATGCATCCGCTACTGCTATTTATGGAGCAAGGGGAGCCAATGGTGTGATTTTGGTTACCACGAAACGGGGTAGTCAATCAGGAGGAATTATTTCCTATGAGGGAAATTATAGTATAGGTGTGTTGCCTAAAAAAATCCCATTACTCAATTCAGCGGAATTTTTAGTTACTGAAGATTTAGCATATCAAAATGCTCAAAAATACGACCCCAATGGGTGGGCCAATGGGATTTATAAAGATCCGGCCTTGAAACGGACTGATCCAAACTTATTTGACGCAAATGGTAATCCATTATATGATACAGATTGGCAGGAAGAATCTTTTAAACCTGCATTTACTCAAAACCATCAGTTAAACTTCACTTCTGGAAATGTAGACGACAATTTCGGTGTTTACCTAGGGTATAGAGATGAAGATGGCTTGATGGCAAACTCATGGATGAAAAGATATTCTTCCCGTTTTGTGTTTGATAGTAAGCTTAAAAACTGGATTAAAGTTGGGGGTGTTTTGAGCTACAATGATCAAAAAGAAAGTCAAGTAGATCCCTTAGGAAATGGGGGAATCGTAGCGATGAGACAAGTATTGGAAGCACTTCCGATAATTCCAGTGAGGTATCCAGATGGAAGTTGGGCCGGTAATGCTGATTATCCAGGAATGGAAGGAGGGAATAACCCCCTACAAGTCTCCAAAGAAAGAGTGTATTTAGTCAATACGCAGACCATCATCGGGAATGTATATGCCAATATTTACCTGGCAGAAGGCTTGGAACTTAGATCTAATATTTCAGCAAATATTGTAAATCAGCGAGTTGACTACTATGGTGGCAGAGAGCTGAATTACATTGCTAAAAACCAGGGAGGGGATGCTTATGTTTTTAATGACCGATTAAACTCTTGGCAGTTTGAAAATTATCTGACCTACCTAAAGGAGTTTAATGATCGTCATAGGTTAAATGCAATGGTGGGTCTTTCCTGGCAACATGTAGACCGTTTTAATGCTACCGCTAGGTCACAGAATTTCCAGGATGACTATTTTATGTTTAATAACCTGGGGGCCGGTGCTAATGCAGTCCAACCTCAATCCGGTAGTGTAGCTTACGGATTAAACTCCTATTTCAGTAGAATAAATTACACTTTGAACGACAAGTACTTGTTTACCTTCACTGGAAGGGTGGATGGTTCTTCAAAATTTGGTTCCTCCAATCAATACGCATTTTTCCCTTCAGCAGCTTTTGCATGGAGGGCATCGGATGAGGAATTCTTGAGAAATAACACTACAATTTCTGATTTGAAATTTAGAGCTAGCTACGGTCAAACTGGTAACTCTGAAATCACTGCTTATCAGTCTTTGGCTGGTATGGGGAATTATTCGGTGGTTTTCAATAACCAAAGAGAAATCGGAATTGGTATTAGCAGGTTGGCCAATCCGGATTTAAGATGGGAAAAAACAAGTCAAGTCGATTTTGGAGCGGAAATAGGATTTGCTCAAAACAGAATATTGTTGGAAGTGGACTTGTATAGAAAGATTACCGATGATATGCTGTTGAGTGCACCAGTTCCTTCCAGTAGCGGATACACTGTAGTCAGTAAAAATGTGGGAAGTATGGAAAATAAAGGGATTGAAATTGGTCTGAATACGGTCAATATTGAGCGGGCTAATTTCTCATGGAATACCAACTTTAACTTCTCCTACAACAAAAACACAGTCAAAGAATTAACAGGAGGAGCTGATATTTTCTTAGGATCAACTATCGTGAGGGAAGGGGAGTCAGTAGGTTCGTTCTTTGGGTTTGTTCACCAAGGTACTTGGAATACGGATGAAGAATCACTAGCTGCAACTTATAATAAAAGACCTGGAGATATTAAGTATCAAGATGTTAATGAAGATGGTGTCATCAATGATGCAGATCGAGTAATTATTGGAAAAGGGATACCAGATGGTTTTGGAACCTTTGCCAACACCTTCCGATTCAAGAATTTTGAGTTACTGGTAGATATTCAGTTTAGCTATGGCAATGATGTGTTGTTTAGAAGCAAACATTCAGCTGAGGATCGTACAGGGATAGCAAACAGCTTTAAAACTGTCTTGAATGCCTGGACTCCAGAAAATCAGGATACCAATATTGCACAGATCAGACCATTGACTGCAGGGTATAATACCAACAACGATTCAGACAGGGTTCAGGATGGATCATTTGTAAGAGGAAGAAACCTGATGTTGTCCTATAATTTTGCTCCCGAATTATTGGAGAGAATTAAAGTGAGAAATCTAAGGACCTTCTTCTCAGTTCAAAACTTTTTCCTTTCTACAAAATATGGAGGCTACGATCCTGAAGTATCTACTTCTGGAGCCGCATTTGATCAAGGAGTTGATTTATATGCCTACCCAAAACCAAGAGTTTTTATGCTTGGTCTAAGCGTCAGTTTGTAATCTAAATTCCTGAAAAACATGAAAAGTATAAAAATATATATTACTAAAGTCCTTGTTCTTACTGCTGTCTTTTTTGCAACATCCTGTGCGGACTTCCTTGATGAAACCGACAAATCAAATTTTACCCTTGACAACTACTTTACTAAACCGGAGCATGCGGTCAGTGTGGTGAATTCTATTTACCAAAGCATGCAGCCAATTATGAGTAGTGGGTTTAATGGTGGACCTTGGATGATGTTGGAATTTGCTACAGGCTTGGCAGATACAGAATTGGGACAGGCTCAGTACAGCTTGTTTGTTAAAGACCTTGTGAATAATTCAGACAATGGATATGGTCAAACCTTTTGGACTAATTATTATAGAGGGATCGCCAATGCTAATTTGGCAATTGCCAATATTCCTGAGATGAATATGGATGAAACTCAAAAGCAAAAACTTCTAGGAGAGGCCAGGTTTTTGAGAGCATACTATTACTTCAACCTCGTTCGGATTTTTGGAAATATCCCCTTAATCACCAATCCTGTAGACTTGACTTCCGAGGAATTATATCCAAATCCTGCAGATCCTTCTGCGGTTTATGATCAGATTGTCATGGATTTGACTGAAGCGGAAGACTCTGGATTGCCTATGAGAGATGCAACAGGACGAGTGTCAATGGGAGCCATCAAATCCTTACTGTCTTCTGTCTACCTGACGATGGCAGGATATCCATTACAGAAAGGAAATGAATATTATAGCTTAGCAGCTGCGAAAGCGAAGGAAGTGATTGATTCCAAAGAATTTTCACTGTTTGATTCCTATGATGCACTTCATGATCCTAGTATGAAAAACTTAGGAGAGAATATTTTTATGGCACAATTTGCTGCATACATCCAGCCATCCAGCTGGCAAGTTTCGATCATTCCTTATAACCGCGGAATCTCAAATTATAGTGCAGAGACAGGAGGGATTTTTGCCCAAGAGGAATTTGTGAAGTCCTACGAATCTGGTGATAAGCGAGCCGACGAAAAGGAGTTTTATTATACCAGCTATTCCCT
It encodes:
- a CDS encoding PorP/SprF family type IX secretion system membrane protein, whose translation is MLRSLSLIVFFSICCLGLQINAFGQDPQYSQYYAAPLYLNPAMTGGELTGRIGFNYRNQWPSIDAQFTTFSAYYDTYLPNYNSGIGVMVMQDTEGASKLRSTTISALYSYELKISDNAYFRPGFQASYIRREIGFYENLVFANQINPNDPFGPILPGTDLPGLGDPVSMLSLSLGGMFFTEDFWIGVSAHHVNQPNQSFLDGVSKLPAKISLHGGYRFNLGEGGMRQDFTHMRRQRYLTPTINYKRQGPFEQLDVGAYFYVEPVVFGLWYRGLPYKPVENQSNRDAIVMMVGLNLLSGLNIGYSFDYTVSQLGIQSGGAHELSLSWTLPNKYEGKPNRRDTILPCPKF
- a CDS encoding Gfo/Idh/MocA family oxidoreductase; translation: MNNKRRDFIKTSALGMAGISFLPSSVFGKPLGHVAPSDKVDLACCGIGNRGAQIIKALYDTGLCNIVALCDVDMGAPHTLEIMNKFPNAKRFQDFRELFDQFGHGFEAITVGTPDFSHFPITMLAMSEGKHVYVEKPMARTFNEVSLMMDCAKRHNVVTQMGNQGHSEGNYFQFKAWKEAGIIKDVTAVTAHMNSPRRWHGWDVNMQSFPKAEPIPSTLDWDNWLMARSQHDYNKDFINGQWRCWYDFGMGALGDWGAHTMDTAHEFLELGLPYEVDPVMLRGHNNFFFPMSSTLAFKFPERNGMPACTLTWYDGVDNIPPVPENYGVSELNADIPAASNGQIQPAKLNPGKIIYGKDLTFKGGSHGSTLSIIGEEKAKDMASKLPEVPESPSNHFANFLKASKGEEETRSPFSVAGPLSQVFCLGVLAQQLNSKLIFDRETHRITNNPLANQLLTGEAPRKGWEEFYTL
- a CDS encoding SusC/RagA family TonB-linked outer membrane protein, which encodes MLKIFTNLRESIILGVFFSLFFLSHFASSQTSLIKGVVTSGDQDEPVPGALVVVKGTQRGTVSENDGSFSIEASVNETLVISFIGFTTKEVVITDPSQEIRVNLEMDESELDEVVVIGYGTQKKSDLTGSVGSVGEDDLKERPAASLSNALSGKIQGVNVSINSGRPGGRANIRIRGNTSVSIANDPLYVIDGVIMHAAGLANGSTPIDYINPNDISSVEVLKDASATAIYGARGANGVILVTTKRGSQSGGIISYEGNYSIGVLPKKIPLLNSAEFLVTEDLAYQNAQKYDPNGWANGIYKDPALKRTDPNLFDANGNPLYDTDWQEESFKPAFTQNHQLNFTSGNVDDNFGVYLGYRDEDGLMANSWMKRYSSRFVFDSKLKNWIKVGGVLSYNDQKESQVDPLGNGGIVAMRQVLEALPIIPVRYPDGSWAGNADYPGMEGGNNPLQVSKERVYLVNTQTIIGNVYANIYLAEGLELRSNISANIVNQRVDYYGGRELNYIAKNQGGDAYVFNDRLNSWQFENYLTYLKEFNDRHRLNAMVGLSWQHVDRFNATARSQNFQDDYFMFNNLGAGANAVQPQSGSVAYGLNSYFSRINYTLNDKYLFTFTGRVDGSSKFGSSNQYAFFPSAAFAWRASDEEFLRNNTTISDLKFRASYGQTGNSEITAYQSLAGMGNYSVVFNNQREIGIGISRLANPDLRWEKTSQVDFGAEIGFAQNRILLEVDLYRKITDDMLLSAPVPSSSGYTVVSKNVGSMENKGIEIGLNTVNIERANFSWNTNFNFSYNKNTVKELTGGADIFLGSTIVREGESVGSFFGFVHQGTWNTDEESLAATYNKRPGDIKYQDVNEDGVINDADRVIIGKGIPDGFGTFANTFRFKNFELLVDIQFSYGNDVLFRSKHSAEDRTGIANSFKTVLNAWTPENQDTNIAQIRPLTAGYNTNNDSDRVQDGSFVRGRNLMLSYNFAPELLERIKVRNLRTFFSVQNFFLSTKYGGYDPEVSTSGAAFDQGVDLYAYPKPRVFMLGLSVSL
- a CDS encoding RagB/SusD family nutrient uptake outer membrane protein, translating into MKSIKIYITKVLVLTAVFFATSCADFLDETDKSNFTLDNYFTKPEHAVSVVNSIYQSMQPIMSSGFNGGPWMMLEFATGLADTELGQAQYSLFVKDLVNNSDNGYGQTFWTNYYRGIANANLAIANIPEMNMDETQKQKLLGEARFLRAYYYFNLVRIFGNIPLITNPVDLTSEELYPNPADPSAVYDQIVMDLTEAEDSGLPMRDATGRVSMGAIKSLLSSVYLTMAGYPLQKGNEYYSLAAAKAKEVIDSKEFSLFDSYDALHDPSMKNLGENIFMAQFAAYIQPSSWQVSIIPYNRGISNYSAETGGIFAQEEFVKSYESGDKRADEKEFYYTSYSLRDDRSQILELGDYYIYKHFDELAQTSTTSSDMNWPIIRYAEVLLIYAEASNEANGPTNEAYQAVNLIRERAELDPLTGMSQTELREAIWREKFFELSFENKTWFDMVRIRKGFNVTTRQFDDYVGHQFVYGPTLKERELLFPIPTAEIRNNSNLVQNAGY